The following proteins come from a genomic window of Flavobacterium eburneipallidum:
- a CDS encoding glycoside hydrolase family 43 protein — protein MRTQLILLFFILSIVSFGQKSDSKKELKTNAAEKVFKYTNPITRDSILSMRDYMINKVGDKWYATGTSNPVWTGPNPGVKLLVSEDMIHWKFHSYIIDASKLPEDCPYNGRFWAPELHFIQNKWWLTINSGKVTKEDPKGMNTHSVWLFSADKITGPFKLVNGPLTPQYNNDATLFEDDNGETYMYCSGNGLFQAKIDLKSGKLTTPIEKFLDKKQPGYPEWMIGGIEGPFVIKKEGTYFMFFSSWTRGYEVGLLKSKSPLGPWELVSREPIFGTRKKGYRPELAISNGYDHLQFTDTQDPYQETGHNALFTGPDGNLWTSCHYFMYEKRAYPYSQTFESWELFPQMGIEPVQYANGRFYINEPTWTEQVVRIKK, from the coding sequence ATGAGAACCCAATTGATTTTATTGTTTTTCATTTTATCCATAGTTTCATTTGGTCAAAAAAGTGATTCGAAGAAAGAATTAAAAACGAATGCTGCCGAAAAAGTATTTAAATATACGAATCCTATCACTAGAGATTCTATACTTTCTATGCGAGATTATATGATCAATAAAGTGGGTGATAAATGGTATGCCACCGGAACTTCTAATCCAGTTTGGACGGGACCAAATCCCGGTGTCAAGCTTTTAGTTTCTGAAGATATGATTCATTGGAAATTTCATTCGTACATAATTGATGCAAGCAAATTACCCGAAGATTGTCCGTACAATGGGCGTTTTTGGGCTCCCGAACTCCATTTTATTCAAAACAAATGGTGGCTAACTATCAATAGCGGGAAGGTTACCAAAGAAGACCCTAAAGGAATGAACACACACAGTGTTTGGTTATTTTCTGCTGATAAAATCACTGGACCTTTTAAATTGGTCAATGGGCCATTAACTCCTCAATACAATAATGATGCAACTTTATTTGAAGATGATAATGGAGAAACTTATATGTATTGCAGTGGAAACGGTCTTTTTCAGGCTAAAATCGATTTGAAATCAGGTAAATTAACGACACCCATTGAGAAGTTTTTAGATAAAAAACAACCCGGTTATCCTGAATGGATGATTGGCGGAATTGAAGGGCCTTTTGTAATTAAAAAAGAAGGAACTTACTTTATGTTTTTCTCTTCTTGGACACGAGGTTATGAAGTGGGACTTTTAAAATCAAAATCACCACTAGGACCTTGGGAATTAGTTTCTCGTGAACCTATTTTTGGTACTCGAAAAAAAGGCTACCGTCCAGAATTGGCAATAAGTAATGGTTATGATCATTTGCAATTTACAGATACTCAGGATCCTTATCAAGAAACTGGACACAACGCATTGTTTACAGGTCCTGATGGGAATTTATGGACATCCTGCCATTATTTTATGTATGAAAAAAGAGCATATCCATACAGTCAAACTTTTGAATCCTGGGAACTATTTCCTCAAATGGGAATTGAACCTGTGCAGTATGCCAATGGCAGATTTTATATAAATGAACCCACTTGGACAGAGCAAGTTGTACGAATTAAAAAGTAA
- a CDS encoding glycoside hydrolase family 95 protein translates to MKKSLFNILLFSGFTLFAQQTNDLKLWYNTPSGTVWENALPIGNGFQGTMVYGNVEKEIFQLNEGTVWSGSPNRNDNPNALGALPEIRKLIFQGEYKAAEKLTNENIITKKSHGQTFQSVGNLELNFSGQQNYTNYYRELDIEKAVAKTTYKVDGVTYTREAFTSFSDRILVIKLSADQPGKLSFSAGYTSQHKKQKIAINGTSEISLMGTTSDLEGVEGKVKFNALARFKVEGGSVNAVANSIRIEKANSVVIFVSIATNFINYNDISGNENELAKVFLDKAFGTNFDKLKTAHIAKYQKYFKRVKLDLGSTEAAKVPTDQRLANFRNVSDPSFVALYYQYGRYLLISSSQPGGQAANLQGIWNNSLKPAWDSKYTININTEMNYWPAEKTNLSEMHEPLLKMIQELAETGKETAKVMYGARGWMAHHNTDIWRINGAVDGATWGVWNAGGGWLSQHIWERYLYTGNKNYLQSVYEVLKGAATFYADFLVKDPVNGWLVVAPGNSPENAPAAHQGSTITAGSTMDNQIVFDVFSSAIRASEILGKDKEYAESLRILRKMLPPMQIGKFNQLQEWIDDIDNPKDNHRHISHLYGLYPSNQISAYRTPELFAAAKNTLLQRGDVSTGWSMGWKVNWWAKMQDGNHAYALIQNQLTPLGVNKGGGGTYNNLFDAHPPFQIDGNFGCTSGITEMLMQSSDGAIHLLPALPDALKGYGEISGLKARGGFEIKDLKWKQGKLVSVSIQSNLGGNLRLRTPNEIIAMKDHKNLKKAVGENSNVFYQVNEVEKPIISKESDIKPLAIQTTYLYDLDTKKGKTYTFIVL, encoded by the coding sequence ATGAAGAAATCCCTGTTTAACATCCTGCTTTTTTCTGGATTTACATTATTTGCTCAACAAACAAATGATTTAAAACTTTGGTACAACACACCATCAGGTACTGTTTGGGAAAACGCATTGCCAATAGGGAATGGCTTTCAAGGGACTATGGTTTATGGAAATGTTGAAAAAGAAATTTTTCAATTGAATGAAGGTACTGTTTGGAGCGGAAGTCCTAACAGAAACGACAATCCTAATGCTCTTGGTGCTTTGCCAGAAATTAGAAAACTCATTTTTCAAGGCGAATATAAGGCTGCTGAAAAATTGACTAATGAAAACATTATCACAAAGAAATCTCACGGTCAGACGTTTCAATCTGTTGGCAATTTAGAATTGAATTTTTCTGGACAACAGAATTATACAAATTATTATCGTGAACTGGATATCGAAAAAGCTGTCGCAAAAACGACTTATAAGGTTGATGGTGTTACCTATACCAGAGAAGCGTTTACTTCTTTTTCAGATAGAATTTTAGTTATAAAACTTTCTGCAGATCAACCGGGGAAATTATCTTTTTCAGCTGGATATACATCTCAACACAAGAAACAAAAAATAGCTATTAATGGAACTAGTGAAATCTCGCTAATGGGTACAACAAGTGATCTTGAAGGTGTAGAAGGAAAGGTGAAATTTAATGCACTTGCTAGATTTAAAGTTGAGGGCGGAAGTGTAAATGCTGTTGCTAATTCCATACGAATTGAGAAAGCGAATTCAGTTGTCATTTTTGTTTCCATTGCTACGAATTTTATCAATTATAATGATATAAGTGGTAATGAGAATGAATTGGCAAAGGTCTTTTTAGATAAAGCATTTGGTACCAATTTTGATAAATTAAAAACGGCACATATAGCTAAATATCAAAAATATTTCAAAAGAGTAAAATTGGATTTAGGAAGTACAGAGGCAGCTAAAGTACCTACAGATCAAAGATTAGCTAATTTCAGAAATGTTTCAGATCCTTCTTTCGTGGCTTTATATTATCAATATGGGCGATATTTATTGATTTCATCTTCGCAGCCAGGAGGTCAGGCGGCAAATCTTCAAGGGATTTGGAATAATAGTTTAAAGCCTGCTTGGGATAGTAAATATACAATCAACATTAATACAGAGATGAATTACTGGCCGGCTGAGAAAACTAATTTATCAGAAATGCATGAGCCACTTTTAAAAATGATTCAGGAATTGGCCGAAACGGGTAAAGAAACGGCAAAAGTTATGTATGGTGCTCGGGGTTGGATGGCACATCACAATACTGATATTTGGAGAATTAATGGTGCAGTAGATGGTGCTACTTGGGGAGTTTGGAATGCTGGTGGTGGTTGGTTAAGTCAGCATATTTGGGAGCGTTATTTATACACAGGAAATAAAAATTATCTTCAGTCTGTATATGAAGTCTTAAAAGGTGCCGCTACTTTCTATGCTGATTTTTTAGTAAAAGATCCTGTTAATGGCTGGCTGGTTGTAGCTCCAGGAAATTCACCCGAAAATGCTCCAGCAGCACATCAAGGTTCTACTATAACTGCGGGTTCTACTATGGATAATCAAATCGTTTTTGATGTATTTAGTTCGGCAATAAGAGCATCAGAAATATTGGGAAAAGATAAAGAATATGCCGAAAGTTTAAGAATATTACGAAAAATGTTGCCACCGATGCAAATTGGAAAATTCAATCAATTGCAAGAATGGATAGACGATATTGATAATCCTAAAGACAATCACCGCCATATTTCGCATTTGTATGGATTGTATCCGTCCAATCAAATTTCGGCTTATAGAACTCCTGAACTTTTTGCTGCTGCAAAAAACACGTTACTTCAACGTGGCGATGTATCAACAGGATGGAGTATGGGGTGGAAAGTAAACTGGTGGGCCAAAATGCAAGACGGAAATCACGCTTATGCTTTAATTCAAAATCAACTGACTCCACTTGGCGTAAATAAAGGAGGTGGAGGAACTTACAACAATCTTTTTGACGCTCATCCGCCATTTCAAATAGATGGAAATTTTGGTTGTACTTCAGGAATTACTGAAATGCTGATGCAAAGTTCAGATGGAGCCATTCATTTGCTTCCCGCTTTGCCAGATGCCTTAAAAGGATATGGAGAAATAAGTGGTCTAAAAGCTCGTGGAGGTTTTGAAATTAAAGATTTGAAATGGAAACAAGGAAAATTAGTTTCAGTAAGCATTCAGTCCAATCTTGGAGGAAATTTGAGATTAAGAACTCCAAATGAAATAATTGCTATGAAAGACCATAAAAATTTGAAAAAAGCAGTAGGTGAAAATTCTAATGTTTTTTATCAAGTGAATGAAGTTGAAAAGCCAATTATTTCTAAAGAATCTGATATAAAGCCGTTAGCTATTCAAACCACTTATTTATATGATTTGGATACCAAAAAAGGGAAAACATACACTTTTATAGTTCTATAA
- a CDS encoding glycoside hydrolase family 98 domain-containing protein: MVLFFIVHTTYAQQNTPLRRPISSNQPMWLIHIDTWNYADPQKIIDLIPADIRPYVVMNISLSISHDAATSQFKVAEYGYEIAKSWIRTCAQNQMWVMIQPSSGGFTQFSDFDLSVYEEFYKQYPNFIGFNYAEQFWGYDDATDPLSAKWSDRMAHFANLLKLSNKYGGYLSVSWCGTEWSPSINPIGMMKRNPSFAAACRNYTENYILSDKYTTQSYQSDMESICLGAYLSGYSGNYGIRYDDTGWTNSNGVHEGFTMATAGAPHFEHMMLNGQTVIDGPELIWTQCFQETNRIDIADGYKARNWKTFPQFDNTSIDIFRKVLDGTIRIPTRKEVINRAKLVIINNVQTGSPDDIYSSPQTMFEGLYRMDGDGNLKDNKSFFKKTGRYPTIPTVFQLDDSDAQSFNIKVNKSNYASRWPSIASKQTEFNTLFPEEYTGDLFVARNENGWVTYNPYKAVVPQTASASVPFKYNSCEKMELVYSQYTSGIIKEFSNKVNFYLTNYNEKDASLKTDIIKIYGSTTEPTYTYEDRASHLASVVTKNWTAGVLTLTIQHNGPLDLTVNCAGNGTQRLTDYTDAALVVPNKPSVYLGARQNEAEHFDYKNINSITTGGQNGSIRNYQGQGYLDFGTNAAASIKDVIKALRKGTYQLNIRYAAPNSAITNIDLYVNGTKVATPIFSETNDASTWAIVSQNIELNEGDNEIKLQANSSGSYVIYFDNITFSQNENNGIYNFTDDVVTTTATTPPANLITIKSGSAGVVSHTDANSNITNAFKAYSVGATNGTGVADLNMFPTDATDYSVTWKEYYTASGGKKGVLLRANGSSAYADGMKKGYLFIVLNNADGTITLQPYVAGTNGIAAKPTYTTTTLKVTPDQPAWFRASAIGDKLIFEFSADGVNWEGGTQTTYQDATYPLGSSELVWGLSSNNFSWVMDDIKFSTSSLAVSKFNMDGFTYVQDSGPSGSQMFSVSGSSLVGDITVEAHENYELSLTADGTYQPTLTLSQVNGTVANTTLFVRMKSGLSIGEKLGTITVKTTNAIESQVKLTGKVNQLPMFVKYDFTSDAATTSASTPPANNVTIGVANAATAGVVSYTDANNLTTNVIKPYGVGQKNATGVMDLNAFSKTGTDYSVTWKQYIGSGTNEYKVGVLLRGNTSKIGTASSGYVQGIMEGYLLLVYNSGTTTQFRIYRSTSSGLTTLVTTYPSFDPSPGQPVWYRASVSGSLSVSLKMEYSTDGVNWITGGSTVDSGTVHTTGATQIVWGLAVNNLDFYMDDISFNGLDESGGLGTEDFKPDSTKVLYSQYYNLLGQRLSSIDNLSGIIIIVKNFMSDGTIRTKKIYKKGNL; this comes from the coding sequence ATGGTTCTTTTTTTTATTGTGCATACAACTTATGCTCAACAAAACACTCCCTTAAGGAGGCCTATTTCGTCAAATCAACCCATGTGGTTGATTCACATTGATACTTGGAACTATGCTGATCCTCAAAAAATCATAGATCTAATTCCAGCAGATATTCGTCCCTACGTGGTTATGAATATTTCACTTTCCATTAGCCATGATGCAGCAACCAGTCAATTTAAAGTGGCTGAATATGGCTACGAAATTGCCAAGTCATGGATTAGAACTTGTGCACAGAACCAAATGTGGGTAATGATTCAGCCATCAAGTGGTGGCTTTACTCAATTTTCAGATTTTGACCTTTCGGTTTATGAAGAGTTTTATAAACAATACCCAAACTTTATAGGGTTTAATTATGCCGAACAATTTTGGGGATATGATGATGCTACAGACCCGCTTTCGGCAAAATGGAGTGATAGGATGGCGCACTTTGCTAATTTATTAAAATTAAGTAATAAATATGGTGGTTATCTATCGGTAAGTTGGTGTGGAACAGAATGGAGTCCTTCCATAAATCCTATTGGAATGATGAAGCGTAATCCAAGTTTTGCAGCAGCATGTCGCAATTATACAGAAAATTATATTTTGTCAGATAAATATACAACACAGTCTTATCAGTCTGATATGGAGAGTATTTGCTTAGGCGCTTATCTTTCGGGTTATAGTGGGAATTACGGTATTCGATACGATGATACAGGATGGACAAATAGTAATGGAGTACATGAAGGTTTTACCATGGCTACTGCTGGTGCACCACATTTTGAACACATGATGCTGAATGGACAAACCGTAATTGATGGTCCTGAACTTATCTGGACACAGTGTTTCCAGGAAACAAACCGAATTGACATCGCGGATGGTTATAAGGCTAGAAATTGGAAAACTTTTCCCCAATTTGATAATACAAGTATAGATATTTTTCGTAAAGTTCTTGATGGTACTATACGTATTCCAACTAGAAAAGAGGTTATTAATAGAGCTAAGCTTGTGATTATTAATAATGTTCAAACGGGCTCACCTGATGATATTTATAGCTCTCCTCAGACTATGTTTGAGGGACTTTATCGTATGGATGGTGATGGTAATCTTAAAGATAACAAGAGTTTCTTTAAGAAAACGGGACGTTATCCAACTATCCCAACGGTTTTCCAATTAGATGATTCAGATGCTCAATCATTTAATATAAAAGTTAACAAGTCGAATTATGCCAGCAGATGGCCGAGTATTGCTTCTAAACAAACTGAGTTTAACACTTTGTTTCCTGAAGAATATACTGGAGATTTATTTGTGGCAAGAAATGAAAATGGATGGGTAACTTATAATCCCTATAAAGCAGTTGTTCCGCAAACTGCTAGTGCCAGTGTTCCGTTTAAATACAATAGTTGTGAAAAGATGGAACTTGTTTACTCACAATATACTTCGGGAATCATTAAGGAGTTTTCAAATAAAGTTAATTTCTATTTGACAAATTACAATGAGAAGGATGCTAGTTTAAAAACTGATATTATCAAAATATATGGAAGTACTACAGAACCAACATATACTTATGAAGATAGAGCAAGCCATTTGGCGAGTGTGGTTACAAAAAATTGGACTGCAGGAGTACTTACGTTAACAATTCAGCATAATGGACCTCTTGATTTAACTGTAAATTGTGCGGGTAACGGAACACAACGTTTGACTGATTATACTGATGCTGCTTTGGTTGTACCTAACAAACCTTCAGTTTATCTTGGGGCTCGTCAAAATGAAGCGGAGCATTTCGATTATAAGAACATAAATAGCATTACTACTGGTGGTCAAAATGGTAGTATAAGAAATTATCAAGGGCAAGGATATTTAGATTTTGGAACCAATGCTGCTGCAAGTATAAAAGATGTAATTAAAGCTTTAAGAAAAGGAACGTATCAACTTAACATCAGATATGCAGCTCCTAATTCAGCTATTACAAACATTGATTTGTATGTAAATGGAACTAAAGTTGCCACTCCAATATTTAGCGAAACTAATGATGCAAGTACTTGGGCAATTGTTTCTCAAAATATAGAATTGAATGAAGGAGACAATGAAATAAAATTGCAAGCAAATTCTTCAGGCTCATATGTTATTTACTTTGATAACATTACTTTTTCACAAAATGAGAATAATGGAATATATAATTTCACTGATGATGTAGTTACTACAACTGCTACTACACCTCCTGCAAATTTAATTACCATAAAAAGTGGTAGCGCTGGTGTAGTATCACATACTGACGCAAATTCAAATATCACCAATGCTTTTAAAGCATATTCTGTTGGAGCAACAAACGGAACAGGAGTAGCCGATTTGAATATGTTTCCAACCGACGCAACTGATTACTCTGTTACTTGGAAAGAATATTATACCGCTAGCGGAGGAAAAAAAGGAGTATTGCTAAGAGCAAATGGTTCATCCGCTTATGCCGATGGAATGAAAAAAGGGTATTTGTTTATCGTTTTAAACAATGCTGATGGTACCATTACACTTCAGCCTTACGTTGCAGGTACAAATGGCATTGCAGCAAAACCTACTTATACCACTACAACTCTTAAAGTAACGCCAGATCAACCAGCATGGTTTAGAGCTTCTGCAATTGGAGATAAGTTAATTTTCGAATTTTCAGCAGATGGTGTAAATTGGGAAGGTGGAACACAAACAACTTATCAAGATGCTACCTATCCTTTAGGATCTTCAGAATTAGTTTGGGGATTAAGCTCAAACAACTTTAGTTGGGTAATGGATGATATTAAATTTTCTACTTCGAGTTTAGCTGTATCTAAATTTAATATGGATGGATTTACTTATGTTCAGGATTCAGGACCATCAGGTAGTCAAATGTTCTCTGTTTCAGGAAGTTCTCTAGTTGGAGATATAACTGTTGAAGCTCATGAAAATTATGAACTGTCTTTGACGGCTGATGGTACATATCAACCTACGCTTACACTTTCGCAAGTCAATGGAACTGTAGCTAATACAACTTTATTTGTTCGTATGAAATCGGGATTGTCAATAGGTGAAAAATTAGGTACAATTACAGTAAAAACGACCAATGCAATAGAAAGTCAGGTAAAATTAACTGGTAAGGTAAATCAACTTCCTATGTTTGTTAAATATGATTTTACTAGTGATGCAGCTACAACATCGGCATCAACACCTCCTGCAAATAATGTAACTATTGGAGTAGCTAATGCCGCAACTGCTGGAGTAGTGTCTTATACAGATGCCAATAATTTGACAACTAATGTTATTAAACCTTATGGTGTGGGTCAAAAAAATGCTACTGGAGTGATGGATTTGAATGCTTTTTCAAAAACAGGTACAGATTATTCAGTTACTTGGAAGCAATACATTGGTTCTGGTACAAATGAATATAAAGTAGGTGTTTTGTTAAGAGGTAATACTAGTAAAATTGGCACTGCATCATCAGGGTATGTTCAAGGCATAATGGAAGGTTACTTGTTATTGGTTTATAATTCAGGAACTACTACACAATTTAGAATTTATCGCTCAACATCAAGTGGACTCACAACTTTAGTTACGACATATCCAAGTTTTGATCCAAGTCCTGGTCAGCCAGTATGGTATAGAGCATCTGTTTCAGGAAGTCTAAGTGTTTCATTAAAAATGGAATATTCAACAGACGGTGTAAATTGGATTACAGGTGGCTCTACTGTCGATAGTGGTACAGTCCACACAACAGGTGCTACTCAAATTGTATGGGGCTTAGCTGTTAATAATCTAGATTTTTATATGGATGATATTTCTTTTAATGGGTTAGATGAATCGGGAGGATTAGGAACTGAAGATTTTAAACCAGATTCAACAAAAGTTTTATATTCTCAATATTATAATTTATTAGGACAAAGATTGTCAAGCATAGATAATCTTAGTGGCATTATTATCATCGTAAAAAACTTTATGTCAGACGGTACAATAAGAACAAAGAAAATTTATAAAAAAGGAAACCTTTAA
- a CDS encoding glycoside hydrolase family 2 TIM barrel-domain containing protein, which yields MMKIRIQNILFLLIGLLALTDLKAQDRPPHPELENPAIQGINREYPRASFISYPNREAAFANDKKKSPNWINLDGIWKFNFVTGISNRISDFAAINKELSNWKDMEVPSNMEMKGYGIPIYTNVGYEFYPQWNFKPPYINDLEKENIGYYRREFDLPQNWDGQQVFIHFGAIKSVGFVWINGKKVGMSKDSKTPQEFDITKYIKSGKNTIAVEVFRWSDASYLECQDFWRMSGIPRSVYVYAQPKIRLRDFYAQATLDESYSKGVFNLDVELKNHSAKKTTSSVTYEILDEAGKMISSATKSVQINDTIGKLNFNSMIPSVKSWSVETPNLYTLALTVKDDSGLTTEATSIKIGFRTSEIKDGFLLVNGKRVLIKGVNIHEFNQNTGQVVDEKTVMLDLQRMKELNVNAIRLSHYPQPDFFYELTDKYGFYLVDEANIESHGIGYDRAKGKSLANNLDWTEAHLFRTRNMFERDKNHPSVVIWSLGNEAGNGYNFYQTYLYLRSRDKMRPIQFEQAGHEWNTDIVCPMYAKPKDIENYAKKYTDRPLILCEYEHAMGNSIGNIKDYWEIIEKYPHLQGGFIWDWVDQGLANQNEKGKFWAYGGDYGPEGTPSDGNFLINGVVFPDRSIKPHSLEVKHVYQNIGFKAADLKTGLITIVNKFRFTNLNKYAFSYEITANGKVVKTGNLPVLDVAPEQEKQIKIDVRNLKTKDGVEYFVTIVAKTKTAEDLLPAGWEIASEQLKLPISTERKQIETPKGGKVTYKEGEKIAIMGKNFSVEIDSKSGIITSYKSNGNELLLNGFGPRPTFWRAPTDNDYGWKMTGVSKLWKQVSEQTPNATSVKVSQKGDAVQVEVVYKLDVVNSIWTTQYTVMGNGAIKVDNEMINNGDSAFIIPRIGMKMQMPVQYTNLEYLGRGPWENYSDRNSSTFVGLYKSTVAEQYVPYIRPQENGHRTDVRWMALSTKVGNGLAIIADSLIEFNALNNPVEDFDAGPDKNKNLRHTNDVTPKNLVEVHIDFKMIGVGGDDSWGARPHEEYLVKSNKEGIKYGFTMLPFSSLSELK from the coding sequence ATGATGAAAATACGAATCCAAAATATTTTATTTCTACTCATTGGACTTCTAGCGTTGACAGATTTAAAGGCGCAGGATCGCCCGCCCCATCCAGAGTTGGAAAATCCTGCTATTCAAGGGATAAATAGAGAATATCCAAGAGCCTCCTTTATTAGTTATCCTAATCGTGAAGCAGCATTTGCCAATGACAAAAAGAAGTCTCCGAATTGGATTAATCTTGATGGTATTTGGAAATTTAATTTTGTTACGGGTATTTCCAATCGTATTAGTGATTTTGCAGCTATTAATAAAGAACTTTCAAACTGGAAGGATATGGAGGTGCCGTCCAATATGGAAATGAAAGGATATGGAATTCCTATTTATACTAATGTAGGGTACGAGTTTTATCCACAGTGGAATTTTAAACCGCCGTATATCAATGACCTCGAAAAAGAAAATATTGGCTATTATCGACGTGAATTTGATCTTCCACAAAATTGGGATGGACAGCAAGTTTTTATCCATTTTGGAGCCATAAAATCCGTAGGTTTTGTTTGGATAAATGGCAAAAAAGTTGGGATGAGCAAAGACAGCAAAACACCTCAAGAATTTGATATTACTAAATATATAAAGTCAGGAAAAAACACAATAGCGGTCGAAGTCTTCCGTTGGAGCGATGCTTCTTACCTTGAATGCCAGGATTTTTGGAGAATGAGTGGTATTCCAAGAAGTGTTTATGTTTATGCACAACCAAAGATTCGTTTGCGTGACTTTTATGCACAGGCTACACTTGACGAAAGTTATTCTAAAGGTGTTTTTAATTTGGATGTGGAGTTGAAAAATCACTCAGCAAAGAAAACCACTTCTTCGGTTACTTACGAAATTTTGGATGAAGCGGGTAAAATGATTTCATCGGCTACAAAATCAGTTCAAATCAATGATACCATTGGTAAGTTGAATTTCAATTCAATGATTCCTTCTGTAAAAAGTTGGTCAGTCGAAACGCCAAATCTTTATACTTTAGCACTTACTGTAAAAGATGATTCGGGTCTAACCACAGAAGCGACTTCGATTAAAATTGGTTTTCGCACTAGCGAAATTAAAGATGGATTTCTTTTGGTTAATGGCAAACGAGTTTTGATTAAAGGAGTTAATATTCACGAATTCAATCAAAACACAGGACAAGTTGTCGATGAAAAAACAGTGATGCTAGATTTACAGCGAATGAAAGAATTGAATGTAAATGCCATCCGTTTGAGTCATTATCCGCAGCCAGATTTCTTTTATGAGCTTACGGATAAATATGGTTTTTACCTTGTGGATGAAGCGAACATCGAATCGCACGGGATTGGTTATGACCGTGCCAAAGGAAAAAGTTTAGCAAACAATCTGGATTGGACAGAAGCGCATTTGTTTCGCACCCGAAATATGTTTGAACGTGACAAAAACCATCCTTCGGTAGTGATTTGGTCATTAGGCAACGAAGCAGGTAACGGTTATAATTTTTATCAAACCTATCTGTATTTAAGAAGTCGTGATAAAATGCGTCCGATTCAATTTGAACAAGCCGGTCACGAATGGAATACCGATATTGTTTGTCCAATGTATGCCAAACCAAAAGACATAGAAAACTATGCAAAAAAATATACCGATCGACCTCTCATTCTTTGTGAATACGAACACGCAATGGGAAATAGTATTGGTAACATTAAAGATTATTGGGAAATAATTGAAAAATACCCACATCTTCAAGGTGGATTCATTTGGGATTGGGTAGATCAGGGACTTGCTAATCAAAATGAGAAAGGTAAATTTTGGGCTTATGGCGGAGATTACGGCCCTGAAGGAACACCATCGGATGGTAATTTTTTAATTAATGGTGTTGTATTTCCAGATAGAAGTATCAAACCGCATAGTTTGGAGGTAAAACACGTTTATCAGAATATTGGATTTAAGGCAGCTGACTTAAAAACGGGATTGATTACGATTGTCAATAAATTTCGTTTTACCAATTTGAATAAATATGCTTTTTCTTATGAAATTACTGCTAATGGAAAAGTCGTTAAAACAGGTAATCTGCCAGTTTTGGATGTTGCTCCCGAACAAGAAAAACAAATTAAGATTGATGTTCGTAATTTGAAGACAAAAGATGGAGTGGAGTATTTTGTAACTATTGTTGCAAAAACCAAAACCGCTGAGGATTTACTTCCAGCAGGATGGGAAATTGCTTCGGAACAATTAAAATTACCAATTTCAACTGAAAGAAAACAAATTGAGACTCCAAAAGGCGGAAAAGTAACGTATAAAGAAGGCGAAAAGATTGCTATCATGGGGAAAAATTTTTCGGTTGAAATTGATTCTAAATCAGGCATCATCACTTCTTATAAAAGTAATGGAAATGAATTGTTGTTGAATGGTTTTGGACCTCGACCAACGTTTTGGCGTGCTCCTACAGACAATGATTATGGTTGGAAAATGACAGGGGTTTCTAAACTTTGGAAACAAGTATCCGAACAAACTCCTAATGCAACTAGCGTTAAAGTAAGTCAAAAAGGTGATGCAGTACAAGTTGAAGTCGTTTATAAGCTGGATGTTGTAAATTCAATTTGGACAACTCAATATACTGTTATGGGCAATGGTGCAATTAAGGTTGATAATGAAATGATAAACAATGGCGATAGTGCATTTATTATTCCTCGTATTGGTATGAAAATGCAAATGCCAGTTCAATACACCAATTTAGAATATTTGGGTCGTGGTCCTTGGGAAAATTACTCCGATAGAAACTCATCTACTTTTGTTGGGCTTTACAAATCGACCGTTGCAGAGCAATACGTTCCTTATATCCGTCCGCAAGAAAATGGACATCGTACCGATGTGAGATGGATGGCATTATCTACCAAAGTTGGTAATGGTTTAGCAATAATTGCCGATTCATTGATTGAATTCAACGCACTAAACAATCCAGTTGAAGACTTTGATGCTGGTCCAGACAAAAATAAAAACCTTCGCCATACCAATGATGTTACGCCTAAAAATTTAGTTGAAGTTCATATTGATTTCAAAATGATTGGCGTAGGTGGGGATGATAGTTGGGGAGCAAGACCTCATGAAGAATATTTGGTTAAGTCCAATAAAGAAGGGATTAAATATGGTTTTACGATGCTTCCATTTTCATCTTTATCTGAATTGAAGTAA